From Mycobacterium lacus, one genomic window encodes:
- a CDS encoding DUF2469 domain-containing protein has translation MSAEDLEKYETEMELSLYREYKDIVGQFSYVVETERRFYLANSVEMVPRNADGEVYFELRLADAWVWDMYRPARFVKQVRVVTFKDVNIEEVEKPELRLPE, from the coding sequence ATGAGTGCTGAGGATCTCGAAAAGTACGAAACCGAGATGGAGCTCTCGCTGTACCGCGAATACAAGGACATCGTCGGCCAGTTCAGCTACGTGGTGGAAACCGAGCGACGCTTCTATCTGGCAAACAGCGTGGAAATGGTGCCCCGCAACGCCGACGGCGAGGTGTATTTCGAGCTGCGGCTGGCGGACGCCTGGGTGTGGGACATGTACCGCCCGGCGCGCTTCGTGAAGCAGGTGCGGGTGGTCACGTTCAAGGACGTCAACATCGAAGAGGTCGAAAAGCCCGAGCTGCGGCTGCCGGAATAG
- a CDS encoding ribonuclease HII produces MATTWPPRTVIRKSGGLRGMRTLESALHRSGLGPVAGVDEVGRGACAGPLVVAACVLGPNRLESLVALDDSKKLTEKAREKLFPLICRYALAYHVVFIPPAEVDRRGVHVANIEGMRRAVAGLSVRPGYVLSDGFRVPGLPMPSLPVIGGDAAASCIAAASVLAKVSRDRLMVAMDTEHPGYGFAEHKGYSTPAHSAALTRLGPCPEHRYSFINVRRVATGSSTRTVAECKPDPRASTANTSEERWDQISHPAAMRVARGLPDPAGS; encoded by the coding sequence ATGGCCACCACGTGGCCGCCGCGGACGGTGATCCGTAAATCTGGGGGTTTGCGGGGGATGCGCACCCTGGAGTCCGCGCTGCACCGCAGTGGTTTGGGGCCGGTGGCCGGGGTGGACGAGGTGGGTCGTGGCGCCTGCGCGGGCCCGCTGGTGGTCGCGGCCTGTGTGCTGGGGCCGAATCGCCTGGAAAGCCTTGTTGCCCTCGATGATTCGAAGAAGCTCACCGAGAAGGCCCGGGAGAAGCTGTTCCCGCTGATCTGCCGCTACGCGCTGGCCTACCACGTGGTTTTCATCCCGCCGGCCGAGGTCGACCGGCGCGGCGTGCACGTGGCCAACATCGAGGGCATGCGGCGTGCGGTGGCGGGCCTTTCGGTGCGTCCCGGCTATGTCCTGAGCGACGGTTTTCGCGTTCCCGGACTGCCGATGCCGTCGCTGCCGGTGATCGGGGGCGACGCGGCGGCCTCCTGCATCGCGGCGGCGAGTGTGCTGGCCAAAGTCAGCCGGGACCGGTTGATGGTCGCGATGGACACCGAGCACCCCGGCTACGGGTTCGCCGAGCACAAGGGCTACAGCACCCCCGCGCACAGCGCGGCGCTGACCCGGCTGGGTCCCTGCCCCGAGCACCGTTATTCGTTCATCAACGTCCGCCGCGTGGCAACCGGATCGAGCACCCGCACGGTGGCCGAATGCAAACCGGACCCTCGGGCGAGCACGGCGAATACGAGTGAGGAAAGATGGGATCAGATTTCCCACCCGGCGGCGATGCGGGTCGCTAGAGGGCTTCCGGACCCCGCGGGGTCCTGA